The Cataglyphis hispanica isolate Lineage 1 chromosome 5, ULB_Chis1_1.0, whole genome shotgun sequence genome has a segment encoding these proteins:
- the LOC126849890 gene encoding U2 small nuclear ribonucleoprotein auxiliary factor 35 kDa subunit-related protein 2: MEEHRKTKPSHKEWRRVAKRERRRRIRQKAAQERDVSEEKLRAALMSNMEYLIWRAEQEKEKKEKEAREQEEHEERNRLWLEEEARAQQKWQILQEQKAKEEQQRLEQEMKIRKEFEARLEAIQKKKEEEKQKREEQLRKQEQLQKEIDDYIDNGMKTPEALREVIDNQPSKDICPFFTKTGVCRYGDMCSKNHRRVFLSKVILIPGFYTHFSLEKNSAEYDTDIGLEFENSETWHHFREFYEDVITELESFGKIKTLRCCCNTEIHLRGNLYVEYYTEREAARAWRNLKGRSYASKQLNCEFVNLTSWRNAICGMPKCPKGSRACNFLHTFRNPRDEYSVKSPPRRAKGTSQESNNSKRSERSNKSKLEESIRDDNGKDRDWRWSSESPEIEINDYSEDSERKRSYSTERRSHRSLRDKRHSQSERSSSSRKRTSSKKRRSNHSRRVYDDEDQDKKAKSDRNSSKRHEKESKKRRSDSENGHKTSKKKY; encoded by the exons ATGGAGGAACATCGCAAGACGAAGCCCAGTCATAAGGAATGGCGTCGTGTCGCGAAGAGGGAGCGTCGCAGACGTATCCGACAGAAGGCCGCTCAGGAACGTGATGTCAGCGAGGAGAAATTGAGGGCAGCACTGATGTCCAATATGGAGTATTTGATTTGGCGCGCCGAGCAGGAAAaggagaagaaggagaaggaagCGCGGGAACAAGAGGAACACGAGGAACGGAATAGACTATGGTTGGAGGAGGAg gCAAGAGCGCAACAGAAATGGCAAATTCTTCAGGAACAAAAGGCAAAAGAAGAGCAGCAAAGACTCGAGCAGGAGATGAAGATTCGTAAAGAATTTGAGGCAAGGCTGGAAGCTAtacagaagaagaaagaagaagaaaagcaaAAGCGTGAGGAGCAACTTCGAAAGCAGGAACAATTGCAGAAAGAGATTGATGATTACATTGATAATGGAATGAAAACACCTGAAGCTTTGCGAGAAGTCATTGACAATCAACCTAGCAAAGACATCTGTCCATTTTTTACGAAAACAGGTGTTTGCCG atACGGAGATATGTGCTCAAAGAACCATCGTAGAGTTTTTTTGAGTAAAGTGATTCTTATACCCggattttatacacatttctcGCTCGAGAAGAATTCGGCAGAATATGATACCGACATTGGCCTCGAATTTGAAAATTCAGAGACTTGGCATCATTTCCGCGAATTCTATGAGGATGTAATAACCGAGTTGGAATCATTTGGTAAAATCAAAACGCTTAGGTGTTGCTGTAACACCGAAATCCATTTGCGTGGCAATTTGTACGTAGAATATTACACGGAAAGAGAGGCGGCCAGGGCTTGGAGAAATCTAAAGGGACGCAGCTACGCTAGCAAGCAACTCAACTGCGAATTCGTCAACCTGACTTCCTGGAGGAATGCTATCTGCGGTATGCCCAAGTGTCCAAAGGGTAGCAGAGCTTGCAATTTTCTTCACACTTTCAGAAACCCGCGCGATGAGTATAGTGTTAAGAGTCCGCCTCGACGGGCGAAAGGTACTTCTCAAGAATCGAATAACAGCAAGAGAAGTGAGCGCAG taATAAATCCAAATTGGAGGAATCTATTCGAGACGATAATGGGAAAGATCGCGATTGGAGATGGTCTTCCGAGTCTCcggaaattgaaataaacgaTTATTCGGAAGATTCAGAAAGGAAACGTTCCTATTCTACAGAGAGAAGATCGCATAGATCTTTACGTGATAAAAGACACTCTCAAAGTGAAAGATCGAGCAGTTCTAGAAAGAGAACATCATCCAAAAAACGTCGATCAAATCACTCCAGGAGAGTTTATGATGATGAAGACCAGGATAAGAAGGCAAAATCAGACAGGAATTCATCCAAAAGACATGAAAAAGAGTCCAAGAAAAGAAGAAGTGATAGTGAAAATGGCCATAAAAcctcaaaaaaaaagtattaa